The nucleotide sequence CCCACACAACCTGTAACTTTTGTAAAGTTTGTaagtttgtaaaacatttacagctAATGAGTAGTttacactttagaataggggatgcagaaagatttgtaaatgatttattcatgtgtttacaGGTTTTGAATATTTGTTGTGTGTACTGCAATGTAAGGGCTGACTGGTGAGGGTAAAGATGGTAaacacatggagtattttagcGCTGTGCACCTGATGTGATCTTCATTGGAGGGTAAAACTGGTTCACATTATCACTAGATCCCACACACCCCACACAGAACACAAGTCTGTGCTGATGAGAGAAAGGGTTTACGTGGTTGacagcaaataatttattattatttaaaaaaaaaatagttttagaagAATTGCATTTGTGTGCTTTTcaacatatcacttattaattatttataaacacatagtcatgttttgtaaatgattagttctttattaactaattacttgtaaatgaacTTGTAATTGACTTgcaaatgaattaacaaaacatacacaaattgttagcatatcacttattaatcatttgtcaatgttttgtaaatgattatttcatcattaactaatcacttataaatgacttactactgaacgttattataaagtgttacccaatttTCTATGAAAACTTTCAACTCTaatctgcagactggctctgactGTCAGCAACTAGCATCAGTTTGTCTGGACTGTAAATCGGGGCAAAAGTTGTGTAGTTTATTCCAGCCTTAACATGCTCTAACTGACTTAAAAAAGCCAGAATGACAACAGAATATACTACTTGTTTGTCTCTAGCTGTAGGACGTCCTCCAGTGATCACTGTAGATGGGTTTGATCATTCAGGAGGGCTTCATCTACTGTGTGAATCTGAAGGGTGGAACCCTGAACCTGATCTTGAGTGGCTGAACAGTGAAGGAGTCAGTTTGAGTTCAGAAACTACAGAGATGCAAAGAAAAATAGATGGATTTAGTGTGAAACACACCATCACTGTATATGAGAGAGACAGCAAGATTCACTGCAGAGTCAAACTGAAGCATCACATGCGGGAGACACTGATGATCACAACAAGTAAATACTGACACTTTTGTTCCTGTAATTGTTTGTCATCATCTCATGGTATTTTTGATGCAGTAAAAAGATTTAATGATTATCAGCTTAGTATTTTACATTATGtaaagttaaaacattttactgtgTATGTACCATTCAGAATTGAacattatatattgtttaatcaTCTCGTCAGAATAGTTTGATGTACACAACGTGCTGACTTACTGTTCTGTTTTATAGGTAATATGTTTAATTCTTGGAGGACACCAGTGATTGTGATTGTTTTGCTCAGTGTGATTGCTGGAATACTGATAGCTGTGTTTGTGCATAAATACAGAGGTaaaatgcttgttttcttgttatTCTTGGTATTTCttgatcctaatgatctgagtggtcggtttatattcagtgagcacaTCTGCAATGTACtgaggtcctaggccattgagtgatttataaatgagtaataatactttaaaattaatcctaaatataactggaagccaatGTAATaacctgaggactggtgtgatttGCTCTGGtgctagtcagaatcctggcagcagcgttctggatgAGCTGTTTGTCTTTTAGGCAGGCCGGACAGAAGTTCATTACAACAGTCCACCATGCTGctgataaaggcatgaacaagtttctccaagtcttgaccggaaacaaaacatttaattcttgcagtgtttttgagatgataatatgctgatttagttattGCTTGTAGACATGatactgaaactaaggtctgactctAGAATCACTCCAAGATTCTTGActtgatttttagttgtttgaccccaATGTCTGGATTCACCTTGAAAACATCTTTGTTTCCTAATGCAATTACTTCAGTTTTCACCTTGCTTAACTGAAGAAAGATTTGGCACATCTGTTAATTTCATCAGTGCACTGGCAGAGGGAGTCAgtggggctgtagtcatttggcaATAAGGCTAGGTAGATCTGCACTGTAAAGAACGTACTGTGgaatttacaataatttactGGCAAAAAAGTTGCCAATAAAATCCCGTAAAATAGCCGCTAATTGctgtaaaattaattacagtatAATACTGCTAAGCAATTTACAATAAattgatgtttaaaaaatacagtatttttttttttttttttacaggattataaaattaaactcgtaaaaatgcattacaggtttttttttgtaattacgCTAAATTACAGTACTTACCTGGCAACAAAAGTTGCCAATAAAATCCTGTGAATTCAACAAAAGCCAAGATGTAGCTGTAACATTTTTACTATGAAATTCCtgtaaataactattttaactGTGAACTGTACTGTGCTCTTTACCATTGTACTGATGtgaatgcattaaaacaaagattttaaaaaataatcactcaaattcaaagctgttgtaagaAAACTTTATTAAAGCTGACACCTGACAACACTTCAGCACTGTCACTGGTAACATAATTTTACTTTTGCAACTACAGAAAAACTTATCAAAAATCAGCTGTTACAAAACAACTACAAACAACTCAAGATTAAAGCATAAAgcaatagttaaataaaagttaaagggACTGTttgcctaaaaataaaaattgtcattatttactctccCTTAAGTTATTCTGAAACTATAAGTTTCTTTCTTGTGTTGAATACAaaagattatattttaatgaagttTATAACCAGACAAGtaatggtagccattgacttccataataGGGCAAAaatatggaagtcaatggctactgtcaactgtctggttaccaacattttcaaatatcttaaaacaagaaagaaactcagaattttggAACAAccgaaggtgagtaaatgatggcaatcCCTTTAAGCTCAAACAACAGAATGGCATTTTGGTATCAAAACGAATCTGACTTCAGTTAAAACTCACAGCAAGTCATACAGTATttctgcttaaaaaaataaatgtttaacacTGTCACAAATGCTACTGACTGTGCTGATTCATTAAACCTAGAATACTCTAACAAACATTTagccatttttttaaacatttaacattctttaacattttttgtaccttgccactttttttttgctcCAACCTTTGATGTGCCTGTCTTGGTGCCATTGTGTGGGTTGATTCCAACAAAACATCTGCACAAACATCAGTCAGACAAACATAAGCATGTGcagaatttaataaaactaGTTCAATAGTTCAAAAGCATTTGCTGAACtacagtaatgcattacaaaggaataattcatccaaaaaagaaaaaaaaaaaacagatttgggCAATGCAGCCACAATTTTCAGAATAACTGAATTCAGAATAActtaatttgaatttgaattattgaacattttaattaatatgtatttataatatattttgcacCATTTGTTAATAGTAAATTATCAAAAAGTGGTTcgaatgaatgatttaatgtCTCACTCCTGAATActtcacttgtttcattactggatgaatcagcggttttgaatgaatctcgATTCaatcacaaatacattttttaccaGACACTTAACCCCACCTAGTGGCGAAACAATAAAATCGACACAAGCGTTATTTGAAGCGTCAGGACACTTTCAAAAGATCTATTTTGATCGCTAGCATAGATATCACTGTTTATATCTTAAATATTAACTTTGATCCAAATATTTCTGTTATaatatgaatgaatacataaacAATACTGTGTAACTTACTGTGTACCTTTTAGCTCCGTGATATTTCGGCTtgcctgacaaaaaaaaaataataataaaaaaataagttaacgACACATTCCTTTACAAAATATACTTAACGTTTCAGAGAAACTCATCCAATGATGTTAATATTCACGTTTTGTCTCACACGCACTTCGATAGCAATGCTGTGCCTGCCAAACTACAAATACTCTCTAGAAAGCAAAGGCAAATAAAGCTAACAAACTGCAGCATATATCAACATTAACATGACGATAACGATTTACCTTTTAGCTTAGGCTGCTTTCTGAAATGGCGCGCAACGCATTTCTCCTCCTCGCCTGAAGCaacagataaataaagttaactaCACATCCCTTTACAAAATAGCTAAACATAACGTTTTGGGGGAATATCACTGTAATCAAGAACTTTTACGTTACATCCCTCCAAGATAAATGTCCTGATAAACCTTATATAAcgttatatatatgaattacttaacattaaaagaaataattaataCTTATGGAAGTAAATTTAATTGAACTTACCAAAAAAAATCGATTGCCGTTTATCTTCAGCTGTTGCCGCTGTGCTTCAGTCCACCAGATTTTAAACCATATCAGCCCGCGAAATACCATAATGCCACAGCACAGTACATTCTTGTAACAATATTTAAGATACAGTGAAACACCTCCTACCTGTAAATTAATTACAGCTAACAGTGAAATATACAGTTAACACTTGTAAAACCCTGTATATCCCATAATGCATTGCAAATTACAGCAATAAGTTGTAAAACGGCAAAACGGTAAGTTTCTGTATAATTTTGctgtaaaaaatacagcaatttGTTACAGTGTGGGTATCATTTGCATAGCTGTGATAGGTaatttggttctttctcattatttgagTCAGTGGGACAGTTgtaattaatagttaatagtaagaattaaCAGACATTGTGTATTCATATAAAACTTATAGATGTACCATAGTGATTCAGGataaatcaaaaacacagtttggaaaatggattCATGATGTATCcacttattatatacattttgtaaattgcaaaaaatgtttcagaCTGTAGCTTTAACTATTAGactaaaatggttaaaatgatAATAGATTACGGGTATAATAGTTATGTAAATCATATAaagtaattacaataaataatctaaattactaaaatccagatgattttgtttttaaaatattttactatgtaGTGCCCTTTAATTTGGACCAAGAGAAACTGAGGGAGTgtttttttgtgtcacagaTGTGTCAGTTTGCTCAAAGCTGATGGGTCAAATTTCAGTTTGAGATCTCTAATCTGAACATAACCTGTCCTGGAGCAGGTTATCTGTGAAGTGCAAGTTACTATGGCCACTTTCATGTTAGCAAAAACCCAGAGTTGGAGCACACTAAAATGAAAGTTACATGGCTAGTCAGCTAATCCAGCTTCATGGTCAGGTTCATGGCCCCTGATGTACACTTGTAGACGTTTACATGATTGAATGATCATAACTTGTTTGTCAGAGTAATAAAAGTAATAGAATGTTCTTTTCTCGTctttttctgaattttctttAGAACGTGATCAACTTTTGAAGACAATTCTGCCCAAAGgtgaatgttttattaaaaaataaatgtattatttttaaattatttagcaaaacaatgaatgaatatgCTGTGCATTCATATATGTTTGctattcattgtattttattataagatataaactctagagagtcttcttttattttgttggtCTTCAAGCGATAATTGAAATTATTGATCTCACTATTGATCGATAGATGAATTCTGTTATGAAGCCTTTATAACTTTGTACTTCCTGTTTTCAGCTCCCATATATTTAAGTTCACACAAAGGTGAGTAAAAAggcatcattttaattatttttttttacattttaattaaaggcTTGTTTCAtggtataatatatatatatatatatatatatatatatatatatatatgtatatgtatatatatatatatatatatatatataatttattttacatacataaCTAAATACAagcaagaccaaaaaaaaaaaaaaagatttaatttaacacaaggggtttcaaaaatgaacaacaaaatgtatacatcaaaattataatgtatgccatttatttacaattaattgtatatctttaattttgtttgtcCTGTGAAGTTTTCATGAttcctataaaaataaataattgtcaatgtatttattatatactcAAATGTAAAGCAGAGCTTTCAATATTTTCCACAGTGAATGTGATTCTGGATGCTGATACGGCTCATCCACATCTCATCGTGTCTGATGATGGGAAACATGTGAGATCTggaaacagacaaacaaaaggAGTGGATGGAAACAAAGACAGATTTAATGAATGTCTTGGTGTTGTTGGGAAGGATGGATTCTCCTCAGGATGTTTTTACTATGAGGTGCAGGTGAAGGAACAAACTGTGTGGCATTTAGGAGTGACCAGAGAATCTGTTAACAGGAAGGGTTTGATCCGTCTGAGACCTGAGAATGGATACTGGATTGTGGGACGGAGATATGGGAAGTATCGAGCTCGTGATTCTTTTGCTTACTCTCTTTCTCTGAGAGTGAATCCTCAGAGGGTCGGTGTGTTTGTGGATTATGAGAAGGGTCTCGTCTGCTTTAATGATGTAGAGTCCAAGTCTCATATCTACTCTTTCACTGATCAGTGTTTTAATGAGAAACTCTATGCATTTGTTAGTTTGGGGCATCGGTGGAATGAAAACTCTACACCACTGATCATCTGTGATGATTACTAATGAGATCAGTGAATTCACATgatcatctgaaataaaagaaaaagttttaaaaatctaaagtcTAAAGGCAATACAATCTAttagatagatagctagatagataaatagatagattgattgatAGGATTGCTATGCAGATGATAGGGTACTTAGGGTTGTTACTAAGGTGTTGCTGGGTGGTTTCTACGGTGTTGCCATGTGGTTGCTAGattactcagggtggttgctatgatgttgctatatggttgctaaggtacACATGTAGTTTTCTAGGGTGATTGCAAAGGTTTTGCTAGTGTTTTTTGCTAGTTGCTAGTGTACCTGctggcagttgctagggtgttgctatgtggttgctaaggtacccaggtggttgctagggtgttgctatgcagttgttaaagTACTCAGGGtagttgctaggttgttgctatgcggttgcttgGTTATCGAGGTGGTTACTgttgtgttgctatgtggttgctagggtacacagggtggttgctaggttggtctggatggttgctagagtgttgctatgAAGTTGCTGATAAGTATCATAGATGCTATACAgatacacagatagatagatagatagatagatagatagatagatagatagaatagaaatattaggctaaatgagtttgaatgagtctCAACAGATTAGAAATAGTAAacagaagggaagcttgattgaatctcaagggattctggaaGTTTTGTCAGTAGGAGTTTGAATAGTCTTGGCTCATTTGAGCATtctgtcaatgtaagtctatgttatgtttatgatttttaatcttcAGTTTTATGAAAACCATAAATCCTATGAGTTataaaagatatagcaactgacttcagatcagtctgaagagcTGAGCTGAGTTTGGTGATTGTAGAGTTGCACAGTTTAGCTCTGACTCTGGTCAAACACACCGACACAaactaatcaatgtcttcagaaTCACTAGAAATCACAGGTAGGTGAAGTTGATCATGGTTCGAGCTAAATTCTACTGAGCATCAGACCTCCAGGATCAGATCTGAGGAACCCTGCTCTAGGAGTTACAGTCAACATAAGAAGAATAATACGTATAAATAGAATTTCAGTAAATTAGCTTTCTCAGTAtaacttaaatattaaatattatttacactaATGTTGCAAGTCTCGGCTCCGGAGACCCGACAGCCAGATTACTGTAAATACAGGTAACAAACAAGAAAGTTCACGTCTTGTCTCTGCTAGCTCCtctgtatgtatatttatttgacaaatattcAGTATTCAACATgaatacttgtttttttttcttcaaaagaaaacaaagtctcagtactacttttcatttcatctttttttatcCTTGTAACCATGTATCCTATGCATTTAGTCTACTTTTAACATTCAAAAATCTCTCATTCATGTTCTTTCTGTTATATCTAGTATTCGTTTACTCAGATTATGCacataaatgcaaacttttatcAGATGGAATCGACTCCCCATGCAGAGCcgtttttagttaaaaaaccGTATATATGGGCGCCTCTCAAACGAACGGCTGCATCACAAGAAGGCTGCACATCTCGGCTGCTGTAATCAAACGTCGCTGAACGACGATTCAcgaaaactaaatgaaaagagTCGGAACTGAGCACATCTGAGTTTGAGAATGCAGTCTTCCGTTAAGTACTTATTAATTTGCCTCTTGTtcgctaatagtgattagaagTCTGATTCCACGAAAAGGTTCTTatcgttttaatgaaccagttcaaaaatgattcagaagttattttacgGTGTAACTGTTTCAGGGGCGGATCCACCGGGGTGGCACGGGGTGGCAActgccaccctaagaaaaagctgTGCCACCCCAGAAtgatcacagaataaaatataaatgtaagcatCGTTTCATGTGCTATTTTTTAGCCGCAGCGACGACAGCGTA is from Labeo rohita strain BAU-BD-2019 unplaced genomic scaffold, IGBB_LRoh.1.0 scaffold_125, whole genome shotgun sequence and encodes:
- the LOC127157908 gene encoding butyrophilin subfamily 3 member A1 codes for the protein MKFICVTLLIISGITDSRSEQYEVVGPTDPVLAVAGEDVILPCSVKPNISVVDMRVEWFRLDLKDSQLVHLYEDHVDKNTNHIQSYRGRTKLNHQELQRGNASLKLSSVRVSDEGLYKCFIQSKSWSDDATVNVSVEAVGRPPVITVDGFDHSGGLHLLCESEGWNPEPDLEWLNSEGVSLSSETTEMQRKIDGFSVKHTITVYERDSKIHCRVKLKHHMRETLMITTSNMFNSWRTPVIVIVLLSVIAGILIAVFVHKYRVNVILDADTAHPHLIVSDDGKHVRSGNRQTKGVDGNKDRFNECLGVVGKDGFSSGCFYYEVQVKEQTVWHLGVTRESVNRKGLIRLRPENGYWIVGRRYGKYRARDSFAYSLSLRVNPQRVGVFVDYEKGLVCFNDVESKSHIYSFTDQCFNEKLYAFVSLGHRWNENSTPLIICDDY